One part of the Pannonibacter sp. XCT-53 genome encodes these proteins:
- a CDS encoding Na(+)/H(+) antiporter subunit B, whose translation MRTVIFRAFAPFITALMVLFSFFVLLRGHNEPGGGFIGGLIAASALAIYGISAGVAPARRALKVHPMSIAGFGLLLAAVSGLLSLFKAQAYMTSQWAAVHVFGVQVDLSTPMFFDIGVYLVVVGAIGSIALALEERESD comes from the coding sequence ATGCGTACGGTGATCTTCCGCGCCTTCGCCCCGTTCATCACGGCGCTGATGGTGCTGTTCTCTTTCTTCGTGCTGCTCAGGGGGCACAATGAACCCGGCGGCGGCTTCATCGGCGGCCTGATCGCCGCCTCGGCGCTGGCGATCTACGGCATCTCCGCCGGCGTCGCGCCGGCCCGCCGTGCGCTGAAGGTGCATCCGATGAGCATTGCCGGCTTCGGTCTGCTGCTGGCGGCCGTTTCCGGCCTCCTGTCCCTGTTCAAGGCGCAGGCCTACATGACCAGCCAGTGGGCGGCCGTGCATGTGTTCGGCGTGCAGGTCGACCTGTCCACCCCGATGTTCTTCGACATCGGCGTCTATCTCGTGGTGGTCGGTGCAATCGGCTCGATTGCGCTTGCCCTCGAGGAACGGGAGAGCGACTGA
- a CDS encoding putative monovalent cation/H+ antiporter subunit A: protein MTPAAPDMTILAVLAPFAAAAIAPFAVRILKHNAAWPLAIVPFLIFVHFAGYLAGVSAGETYTIARDWVPQYNVSLSFFIDGLSTLFALLISGIGTFIILYAGGYLKGHPQQGRFFSFLFLFMGAMLGLVTADNLITLFIFWELTSITSFLLIGFDHLRAASRRAALQALLVTGGGGLALLAGFLLIIHATGQTEMSAVLTSGDTLRNSALYLPIFLLVLGGAFTKSAQFPFHFWLPNAMEAPTPVSAFLHSATMVKAGVYLLMRVHPVLGGTELWTTVLPVFGGITLLVGTILAVRQTDLKLMLAYTTVASLGLLVMLTGTSSDRALEGAVLYLFAHSLFKGALFMVAGTIDHEAGTRDVTKLGGLRKAMPITFAAAALAGLSMAGLPPFIGFIAKEVLYYGTWGLPQGALALTIVAVIGNALMLVIAAGVAVKPFFGPETHTPKHAHEGPVLLWAGPVALSLAGLAAALMANTTGALFIGPMLSSLKGVQTTVELVLIPPYISAPLILSIITVALGVVLFLQLDRLRGLIATILATIGWGPDRGFDQVVAAIVRVSAALTRVLQGGKMQTYMMLTFAMTGAALLLPQVLTGSFPAVPAWPEFRFYEWAVILIAVMGLVAVLLAKTRLTAIISLGIQGFAVATLFMLFGAPDLSFTQFMIETLSVVVLALVMTRLNLSPRDHRPLGSKIVTGVIAASVGAGFALTLMAITQQPFDARLSEFFAEFSRPIAHGRNIVNVIIVDYRGFDTLGEIAVVVLTGLAVLGLIRVKTKSDKAEPAQKTTRAAKAAQKTVEAR, encoded by the coding sequence ATGACGCCCGCCGCACCCGACATGACCATCCTCGCCGTGCTTGCGCCCTTTGCGGCTGCGGCGATTGCGCCCTTCGCCGTCAGGATCCTCAAGCACAATGCCGCCTGGCCGCTGGCGATCGTGCCCTTCCTGATCTTCGTGCACTTCGCGGGCTATCTGGCCGGCGTGTCCGCAGGCGAGACCTACACCATCGCCCGGGACTGGGTGCCGCAGTACAACGTCAGCCTGTCCTTCTTCATTGACGGCCTGTCGACGCTGTTCGCGCTGCTGATTTCCGGCATCGGCACCTTCATCATCCTTTATGCGGGCGGATACCTGAAGGGGCATCCGCAGCAGGGACGGTTCTTCTCGTTCCTGTTCCTGTTCATGGGGGCGATGCTGGGCCTCGTGACGGCCGACAACCTCATCACCCTGTTCATCTTCTGGGAACTGACGTCGATCACGTCGTTCCTGCTGATCGGCTTTGACCACCTGCGCGCCGCCTCGCGCCGCGCCGCGCTGCAGGCGCTGCTGGTGACCGGCGGCGGCGGTCTCGCGCTGCTGGCCGGGTTCCTGCTGATCATCCATGCGACCGGTCAGACGGAGATGTCCGCGGTCCTGACCAGCGGCGACACGCTGCGCAACAGTGCGCTGTACCTGCCGATCTTCCTGCTGGTGCTTGGCGGTGCCTTCACGAAGTCGGCGCAGTTCCCGTTCCATTTCTGGCTGCCGAACGCGATGGAGGCACCGACCCCGGTCTCCGCCTTCCTGCATTCGGCGACGATGGTGAAGGCCGGCGTCTATCTGCTGATGCGCGTCCATCCGGTTCTCGGTGGCACCGAATTGTGGACGACGGTGCTGCCGGTGTTCGGCGGCATCACCCTGCTGGTCGGCACGATCCTCGCCGTGCGCCAGACCGACCTGAAGCTGATGCTGGCCTACACCACCGTCGCCTCGCTTGGCCTCCTCGTCATGCTGACGGGCACGAGCAGCGACAGGGCGCTGGAAGGCGCGGTGCTCTATCTGTTCGCCCATTCGCTGTTCAAGGGCGCGCTGTTCATGGTTGCCGGCACGATCGACCACGAGGCCGGCACCCGCGACGTCACCAAGCTCGGCGGTCTGCGCAAGGCGATGCCGATCACCTTTGCCGCCGCGGCCCTCGCCGGCCTGTCGATGGCCGGCCTGCCGCCCTTCATCGGCTTCATTGCCAAGGAAGTGCTCTATTATGGCACCTGGGGCCTGCCGCAGGGCGCGCTGGCGCTGACCATCGTTGCCGTGATCGGCAATGCCCTGATGCTGGTCATCGCCGCCGGCGTGGCGGTCAAGCCCTTCTTCGGGCCGGAGACGCACACGCCCAAGCATGCCCATGAAGGCCCCGTCCTGCTGTGGGCCGGCCCGGTGGCCCTGTCGCTTGCCGGCCTTGCCGCCGCGCTGATGGCGAACACGACCGGGGCGCTGTTCATCGGTCCGATGCTGTCCTCGCTGAAGGGCGTGCAGACCACGGTCGAACTGGTGCTGATCCCGCCCTACATCTCGGCTCCGCTGATCCTGTCGATCATCACGGTGGCCCTCGGCGTGGTGCTGTTCCTGCAGCTGGACCGGCTGCGCGGCCTGATCGCCACGATCCTGGCGACCATCGGCTGGGGGCCGGACCGCGGCTTCGACCAGGTGGTGGCAGCCATCGTCCGCGTCTCGGCCGCGCTGACCCGCGTGCTGCAGGGCGGCAAGATGCAGACCTACATGATGCTGACCTTCGCCATGACCGGAGCGGCGCTGCTGCTGCCGCAGGTGCTGACCGGCAGCTTCCCGGCCGTCCCGGCCTGGCCCGAATTCCGCTTCTACGAATGGGCCGTCATCCTGATCGCCGTGATGGGTCTTGTCGCGGTGCTCCTGGCCAAGACCCGTCTGACCGCGATCATCTCGCTCGGCATCCAGGGCTTTGCCGTGGCCACGCTGTTCATGCTCTTCGGTGCGCCGGATCTCTCCTTCACCCAGTTCATGATCGAGACACTCTCGGTGGTGGTGCTGGCGCTGGTGATGACCCGCCTCAACCTGTCGCCGCGTGACCATCGCCCGCTCGGCTCCAAGATCGTGACCGGCGTCATCGCCGCCTCGGTAGGCGCCGGCTTCGCCCTCACGCTGATGGCGATCACGCAGCAGCCCTTCGACGCGCGCCTGTCGGAATTCTTCGCCGAGTTCAGCCGCCCGATCGCCCATGGCCGCAACATCGTCAACGTGATCATCGTCGACTACCGCGGCTTCGATACGCTGGGCGAGATCGCGGTCGTGGTGCTCACCGGCCTTGCCGTGCTGGGGCTGATCCGCGTCAAGACGAAATCCGACAAGGCCGAACCGGCCCAGAAGACAACCAGGGCGGCCAAGGCCGCGCAGAAGACGGTGGAGGCCCGCTGA
- a CDS encoding winged helix-turn-helix transcriptional regulator — protein sequence MRGAPLSDLMRQGVLFNEACPSREVLKHLTSRWGVLVLLALLEDMHRFSALRRKVGGVSEKMLAQTLQQLEADGFVSRTSLPVVPPHVEYRLTDLGREAGERVRVLADWIEVNMPRIAAAQARQGETDRPAS from the coding sequence ATGCGCGGCGCGCCGCTCTCCGACCTGATGCGCCAGGGTGTGCTGTTCAACGAGGCCTGCCCCTCGCGCGAGGTCCTGAAGCATCTCACCAGCCGCTGGGGCGTGCTGGTGCTGCTGGCGCTGCTGGAGGACATGCACCGCTTCAGCGCCTTGCGACGCAAGGTGGGCGGCGTCAGCGAGAAAATGCTGGCGCAGACCCTGCAGCAGCTTGAGGCGGACGGTTTCGTGAGCCGCACGTCGCTGCCCGTGGTGCCGCCGCATGTGGAGTATCGCCTGACCGACCTGGGACGCGAGGCGGGCGAGCGTGTGCGGGTGCTGGCCGACTGGATCGAGGTCAACATGCCCCGCATCGCCGCGGCGCAGGCCCGGCAGGGGGAGACCGACCGGCCCGCGTCCTAA
- a CDS encoding SDR family oxidoreductase has translation MIAITGASGELGRLVVTSLLSSEPAASLRLLVRDPAKVADLVALGAEAVVFDYNRPETLAPALAGVDRLLFISSSEVGSRAAQHTAVIDAAKAAGVSLLVYTSILRAPQSGMLLAAEHAVTEAHLARSGLAHVILRNGWYLENFMGSVPAAIEHGAVFGASGAGRISAAARADYAAAAAAVLRQGAASGTILELAGDTSFTKADLAAEIARQSGKPVAYTDMSEAAFKDLLVQVGLPEGFAHALADADTATARGDLFDDGKALSRLIGRPTVTLAEAVAATLKR, from the coding sequence ATGATTGCCATCACCGGTGCCAGCGGCGAACTCGGCCGCCTCGTCGTCACGTCCCTGCTCTCGAGCGAACCGGCCGCCTCGCTGCGCCTGCTCGTCCGTGACCCGGCCAAGGTGGCCGATCTTGTCGCGCTTGGCGCCGAGGCCGTGGTCTTCGACTACAACCGTCCCGAGACCCTTGCGCCGGCGCTGGCCGGTGTCGACCGGCTGCTGTTCATTTCCTCCTCCGAGGTCGGCAGCCGCGCCGCGCAGCACACGGCCGTCATCGATGCGGCGAAGGCGGCCGGGGTGTCGCTTCTCGTCTACACCTCGATCCTGCGCGCGCCGCAGTCGGGCATGCTGCTGGCGGCCGAACACGCGGTCACGGAGGCTCATCTTGCCCGGTCGGGCCTGGCTCATGTGATCCTGCGCAACGGCTGGTATCTGGAGAACTTCATGGGCTCGGTGCCGGCGGCGATCGAGCATGGCGCGGTGTTCGGCGCCTCCGGTGCGGGCCGCATCTCCGCCGCCGCGCGGGCCGACTATGCCGCAGCCGCCGCCGCCGTGCTGCGGCAGGGGGCAGCGTCCGGCACGATCCTCGAACTGGCCGGCGACACGTCCTTCACCAAGGCCGATCTGGCCGCCGAGATTGCCCGCCAGTCCGGCAAGCCGGTCGCCTACACCGACATGAGCGAGGCCGCCTTCAAGGACCTGCTGGTGCAGGTCGGGCTGCCGGAGGGCTTCGCCCATGCCCTCGCCGATGCAGACACCGCCACCGCCCGGGGCGATCTCTTCGACGACGGCAAGGCCCTGTCGCGGCTGATCGGCCGCCCGACCGTCACGCTTGCCGAGGCCGTTGCCGCCACGCTGAAGCGCTGA
- a CDS encoding DMT family transporter, producing the protein MSSLGLALVLAAAFCHATWNVLVKRVGGGPELVWLFSVLSVILYLPVALWVILVERPFFGPWQILFICGSTLVHMAYFLFLQVGYRKGDLSLVYPTARATGPLLSTLFAVLLLGEHVTPQMAVGALVMVTGVAFLTGGFRKGRADVTTSLLFGLGTGVLIGIYTAWDAYSVSVLMIPPLLLDYVSSFGRSILLSPVALKRRELVAAHWRNHRLSLLAIAFFNPLAYILVLYALTFTPVAFVAPIRELSVPLTVLAGSLLLGEGHLKHRLGWSVVILAGMMLLIAA; encoded by the coding sequence ATGTCGAGCCTTGGCCTTGCCCTGGTTCTCGCCGCTGCCTTTTGCCACGCCACCTGGAACGTGCTGGTCAAGCGCGTCGGCGGCGGGCCGGAGCTGGTGTGGCTGTTCTCCGTCCTCTCCGTGATCCTGTACCTGCCGGTGGCGCTCTGGGTGATCCTGGTGGAACGGCCCTTCTTCGGGCCCTGGCAGATCCTGTTCATCTGCGGCAGCACGCTGGTGCACATGGCCTATTTCCTGTTCCTGCAGGTGGGCTACCGCAAGGGCGACCTGTCGCTGGTCTATCCGACCGCCCGCGCGACCGGGCCGCTGCTGTCCACCCTGTTTGCCGTCCTACTCCTCGGCGAACATGTGACGCCGCAGATGGCGGTGGGGGCGCTGGTCATGGTCACCGGCGTCGCCTTCCTCACGGGCGGCTTTCGCAAGGGGCGGGCCGACGTCACCACGTCGCTGCTCTTCGGCCTCGGCACCGGCGTGCTGATCGGCATCTACACGGCCTGGGACGCCTACTCGGTCTCGGTGCTGATGATCCCGCCGCTGCTGCTCGACTATGTCTCGAGCTTCGGGCGCTCGATCCTGCTCTCCCCGGTGGCGCTGAAGCGGCGCGAGCTGGTGGCCGCGCACTGGCGCAATCACCGCCTGTCGCTGCTCGCCATCGCCTTCTTCAATCCGCTCGCCTACATCCTCGTCCTCTATGCGCTCACCTTCACCCCGGTCGCCTTCGTCGCCCCGATCCGCGAGCTCAGCGTGCCGCTGACGGTGCTGGCCGGCAGCCTGCTGCTCGGCGAAGGTCACCTGAAGCACCGGCTCGGCTGGTCCGTCGTCATCCTCGCCGGGATGATGCTGCTGATCGCCGCCTGA
- a CDS encoding MFS transporter, with product MHPDGAYAWFRLAIAILLSTLGGVGMWSVVVVLPAVQAEFGVDRAGASLPYTLAMIGFAVGNLVVGRWVDRAGIILPVIGSALSLSAGYALAAVAPSLLVFALIQGALIGFGTAATFGPLLADVSHWFQRRRGIAIACAASGNYIAGALWPTFIKWGLAAGDWRSTYLAIAVILLVTMVPLTLLLRTRRHAGPLVRPGEAGPSGGGHGPRDLGLSPAALQGLLVLAGLACCIAMSMPQVHIVAYCVDLGYGVAPGAEMLALMMMGGIVSRLVSGVIADRFGGLVALLVGSVGQGLALALYIPFDGLTSLYVVSLVFGLSQGGIVPSYAVIVREYLPAQEAGQRIGFVIMATIFGMAIGGWMSGFIYDLTGSYTAAFLNGAAWNLVNAAVVLSLLLRDRRTRRVAMG from the coding sequence ATGCACCCGGACGGGGCCTATGCCTGGTTCCGCCTGGCGATTGCCATTCTCCTGTCCACCCTCGGCGGGGTGGGCATGTGGTCCGTCGTGGTGGTGCTGCCGGCGGTGCAGGCCGAGTTCGGTGTCGACCGGGCCGGGGCGTCGCTGCCCTACACGCTGGCGATGATCGGCTTTGCGGTCGGCAACCTCGTCGTCGGGCGCTGGGTGGACCGGGCCGGCATCATCCTGCCGGTGATCGGCTCCGCCCTGTCCCTGTCGGCGGGCTATGCGCTGGCTGCCGTCGCGCCGAGTCTCCTCGTCTTCGCCCTGATCCAGGGCGCCCTCATCGGCTTCGGCACCGCGGCCACCTTCGGGCCGCTGCTGGCCGACGTGTCGCACTGGTTCCAGCGCCGGCGCGGCATTGCCATCGCCTGTGCCGCCAGCGGCAACTACATTGCCGGCGCCCTGTGGCCGACCTTCATCAAGTGGGGGCTGGCCGCCGGTGACTGGCGCAGCACCTATCTCGCCATCGCCGTCATCCTGCTGGTCACCATGGTGCCCCTGACGCTGCTCCTGCGCACCCGCCGTCATGCCGGCCCGCTCGTCCGGCCGGGCGAGGCGGGGCCTTCCGGCGGCGGACACGGCCCGCGCGATCTTGGCCTGTCGCCGGCGGCGCTGCAGGGCCTGCTGGTTCTGGCAGGTCTTGCCTGCTGCATCGCCATGTCGATGCCGCAGGTGCATATCGTGGCCTATTGCGTCGATCTCGGCTACGGCGTCGCGCCGGGGGCCGAGATGCTGGCGCTGATGATGATGGGCGGCATCGTCAGCCGGCTGGTGTCCGGCGTCATTGCCGACCGGTTCGGCGGCCTTGTTGCCCTGCTCGTCGGGTCGGTCGGCCAGGGGCTGGCGCTCGCCCTCTACATCCCCTTCGACGGGCTGACCTCGCTCTATGTCGTGTCGCTGGTCTTCGGCCTGTCGCAGGGCGGCATCGTGCCGAGCTACGCCGTCATCGTGCGCGAATACCTGCCCGCGCAGGAGGCCGGACAGCGCATCGGCTTTGTCATCATGGCGACGATCTTCGGCATGGCCATCGGCGGCTGGATGTCGGGCTTCATCTATGACCTTACCGGCTCCTACACCGCCGCCTTCCTGAACGGCGCCGCCTGGAACCTCGTCAACGCCGCCGTCGTCCTCTCCCTCCTCCTGCGCGACAGGCGCACCCGGCGCGTTGCCATGGGCTGA
- a CDS encoding cytochrome b/b6 domain-containing protein gives MRGPSQADPAGSSALLPATVRVWDPVVRLFHWSLVVLFAVAWLSGDELQALHEAAGYAIAGLLALRVVWGLVGTRHARFSDFLYRPATVVRFLVDTARGRARRYIGHNPAGGVMILALIGVLASLCATGVLMTTDLFWGVSWVEELHEGLANAALLLVGLHLAGVGIASLEHRENLVRSMITGRKRV, from the coding sequence ATGCGCGGGCCCTCGCAGGCCGACCCTGCCGGCAGCAGCGCGCTGCTGCCGGCGACCGTCCGGGTCTGGGACCCGGTCGTGCGCCTGTTCCACTGGAGCCTCGTGGTCCTGTTTGCCGTTGCCTGGCTGAGCGGCGACGAGCTGCAGGCCCTGCATGAGGCCGCCGGCTATGCGATTGCCGGTCTTCTGGCCCTGCGCGTCGTCTGGGGGCTCGTCGGGACGCGGCATGCCCGCTTCTCGGACTTCCTCTACCGTCCCGCCACGGTGGTCCGCTTTCTCGTCGACACCGCCCGGGGCCGGGCCCGCCGCTACATCGGCCACAACCCGGCTGGCGGGGTCATGATCCTCGCCCTGATCGGCGTGCTCGCAAGCCTCTGTGCGACGGGCGTGCTGATGACGACCGACCTTTTCTGGGGCGTGTCCTGGGTCGAGGAGCTGCACGAGGGGCTGGCCAATGCCGCGCTCCTCCTCGTCGGGCTGCATCTCGCCGGGGTCGGCATCGCCAGCCTGGAGCACCGGGAGAACCTCGTCAGGTCGATGATCACCGGCCGCAAGCGGGTCTGA
- a CDS encoding PepSY domain-containing protein, which translates to MRKILIASCLLAAVAAAPLGASASDVNLPVNVPKDQWLSVEQIAAKFKADGYDVRKVEIDDGVYEVYAIDAKGMRLEAHVHPATGEILKSGQDD; encoded by the coding sequence ATGCGCAAGATCCTGATTGCCTCCTGCCTTCTGGCCGCTGTCGCCGCCGCCCCGCTCGGCGCCTCCGCCTCCGATGTCAATCTGCCCGTCAACGTGCCGAAGGACCAGTGGTTGTCGGTGGAACAGATCGCCGCGAAGTTCAAGGCGGACGGGTATGACGTCCGCAAGGTCGAGATCGATGACGGCGTCTACGAGGTCTATGCGATCGACGCCAAGGGCATGCGCCTTGAGGCCCATGTGCATCCGGCGACGGGCGAGATCCTCAAGAGCGGTCAGGACGACTGA
- a CDS encoding PepSY domain-containing protein, with protein sequence MRQPLILPVLLGLLGLFVLPPSGPVRADDEDHDRARDAVLAQRARPLAEILGRIAATMPGKVLDAELETEDGRALYELKILTPDGRLVELSVDAATGAILEREEE encoded by the coding sequence ATGCGCCAGCCCCTGATCCTGCCTGTCCTGCTTGGTCTTCTCGGCCTGTTCGTCCTGCCGCCCTCCGGGCCGGTGCGGGCCGACGACGAGGATCACGACCGCGCGCGCGACGCGGTGCTCGCCCAGCGCGCCCGGCCGCTCGCCGAGATCCTCGGCCGGATCGCCGCCACCATGCCCGGCAAGGTGCTCGATGCGGAGCTGGAGACCGAGGACGGCCGTGCGCTCTACGAGCTGAAGATCCTGACCCCGGACGGTCGTCTGGTCGAATTGTCCGTCGATGCGGCCACCGGCGCGATCCTCGAGCGGGAGGAGGAGTGA
- a CDS encoding response regulator transcription factor, which yields MRILIAEDDPRIAGDITAALEASGYVVTLARTGEDAWFLGDTEPFDLIILDLGLPRLDGLTVLRRWRAGGLTVPVLILTARGAWSERVEGIDAGADDYLPKPFHMEELLARARALIRRAAGVASPVISAGPLTLDTRQMRVMRGAVPLNLTPLEYRLTSFLIHHMGRVVPAGELLDHLYGDEDARDANALEALVTRLRRKLGPDVIETRRGFGYVIAGDGS from the coding sequence ATGCGCATCCTCATCGCAGAAGACGATCCCCGGATTGCGGGCGACATCACGGCGGCGCTGGAGGCAAGCGGCTACGTCGTCACGCTGGCCCGAACGGGCGAGGACGCCTGGTTTCTCGGCGACACGGAACCCTTCGACCTGATCATCCTCGATCTCGGCCTGCCGCGCCTTGACGGACTGACGGTGCTGCGGCGCTGGCGCGCCGGCGGCCTGACGGTGCCGGTGCTGATCCTCACCGCCCGCGGTGCCTGGTCGGAGCGGGTGGAAGGCATCGATGCCGGGGCGGACGACTACCTGCCCAAGCCGTTCCACATGGAAGAGCTTCTGGCCCGGGCCCGCGCCCTGATCCGCCGGGCCGCCGGCGTGGCAAGCCCCGTAATCAGCGCCGGCCCGCTCACCCTCGACACAAGGCAGATGCGGGTGATGCGCGGCGCGGTGCCGCTGAACCTTACCCCGCTGGAGTACCGGCTGACCTCGTTTCTCATCCATCACATGGGCCGCGTCGTGCCGGCGGGCGAGTTGCTCGATCATCTTTACGGCGACGAGGACGCCCGCGACGCCAATGCGCTGGAGGCGCTGGTCACGCGCCTCAGGCGCAAGCTGGGGCCGGACGTGATCGAGACCCGGCGCGGTTTCGGCTATGTCATTGCAGGTGACGGCTCATGA
- a CDS encoding sensor histidine kinase — MTRGSLRLRLMLAGAVSILVALAAAAFGLVLLFSQHVERRAHAALDLQMEQLLASLDRDPATGLLVVTRPAPDPRFGTPLSGLYWQIEGAGILERSRSLWDSTLTLPPDAARPAIEAHQYRLAGPAGETLVVSERHVTLPARLGGTGIRIAVAQDSADLAAATRDFAYDLLPYLALLALVLMLAAHVQVQVGLSPLGRVRQRLAAIRTDPEASFGKDFPEEVQPIGEAIDQLLEARRQQITRARQRAEDLAHGLKTPLQVLFGDASRLRQQGQAELAEDIRSLAETMSRHVERELAQARLAAGARALSCDAATVAAQVIAVVQRSPDGQRLTFELGGAAPLLLRIDPADLAEALGILLENASRHAAGRVVITLAGGAADQGSLTIRDDGPGIDPDRIDRLLERGARLDTSAAGTGLGLAILQDIVKAWSGTLVIVNHPEGGLSVTVTLPRAGSAPVTAFPA, encoded by the coding sequence ATGACGCGCGGCTCGCTGCGCCTGCGCCTGATGCTGGCGGGGGCCGTCTCCATCCTTGTCGCGCTTGCGGCAGCGGCCTTCGGCCTGGTGCTGCTGTTTTCCCAGCACGTCGAACGGCGGGCCCATGCCGCGCTCGACCTGCAGATGGAACAGCTTCTGGCGAGCCTCGACCGGGATCCGGCCACCGGCCTCCTCGTGGTCACCCGTCCGGCCCCGGATCCCCGCTTCGGCACGCCCCTGTCGGGGCTGTACTGGCAGATCGAGGGCGCGGGCATCCTGGAACGGTCGCGCTCGCTCTGGGACAGCACGCTGACCCTGCCGCCGGACGCCGCCCGTCCGGCCATCGAGGCGCACCAGTACCGGCTGGCGGGGCCCGCCGGGGAAACCCTGGTCGTCTCGGAGCGCCACGTCACCTTGCCCGCGCGGCTTGGCGGGACGGGGATCCGGATTGCCGTGGCGCAGGACAGCGCCGACCTTGCCGCGGCCACCCGCGACTTCGCCTATGACCTCCTGCCCTATCTGGCCCTGCTCGCGCTGGTGCTGATGCTGGCGGCGCATGTGCAGGTGCAGGTCGGCCTCAGTCCGCTTGGCCGGGTGCGGCAGCGGCTGGCCGCCATCCGCACGGACCCGGAGGCGAGTTTCGGCAAGGATTTTCCGGAGGAGGTGCAGCCGATCGGCGAGGCCATCGACCAGTTGCTCGAGGCACGGCGGCAGCAGATAACCCGCGCCCGCCAGCGGGCGGAGGATCTCGCCCATGGGCTCAAGACGCCGCTGCAGGTGCTCTTCGGTGACGCCAGCCGGCTCCGGCAGCAGGGGCAGGCGGAGCTGGCCGAGGACATCCGGAGCCTTGCCGAGACCATGTCCCGCCACGTGGAGCGGGAACTGGCGCAGGCGCGCCTCGCCGCCGGCGCGCGGGCGCTGAGCTGCGACGCTGCCACGGTGGCCGCGCAGGTGATCGCCGTCGTGCAACGCAGTCCCGACGGCCAGCGCCTGACCTTCGAGCTTGGGGGGGCCGCGCCGCTGCTCCTGCGCATCGACCCGGCCGACCTTGCCGAAGCCCTCGGCATCCTGCTCGAGAACGCCAGTCGTCATGCCGCAGGCCGCGTCGTGATCACCCTTGCCGGGGGTGCGGCGGACCAGGGCAGCCTCACCATCCGCGACGACGGGCCCGGCATTGATCCGGACCGCATCGACAGGCTGCTCGAACGCGGCGCCCGGCTCGACACCTCGGCCGCCGGCACCGGGCTCGGCCTTGCCATCCTGCAAGACATCGTCAAGGCCTGGTCGGGTACGCTGGTGATCGTCAACCACCCGGAGGGCGGTCTGTCGGTCACGGTCACCCTGCCCCGCGCGGGTTCCGCACCCGTTACAGCCTTTCCGGCCTGA